A window of Vibrio ishigakensis contains these coding sequences:
- the cysK gene encoding cysteine synthase A, producing the protein MSKIYDDNSLTIGNTPLVRLNRVSKGNVLAKVEARNPSFSVKCRIGANMIWEAEKQGKLKQGIEIVEPTSGNTGIALAFVAAARGYKLTLTMPESMSLERRKLLKALGANLELTEAAKGMKGAIAKAEEIVAANPESTLLLQQFNNPANPAIHEQTTGPEIWEATDGEIDVFVSGVGTGGTITGTSRYIKKTQGKAITSVAVEPAESPVISQVLAGEDVQPAPHKIQGIGAGFIPGNLDLELVDKVVTVTSEEAIEMAQRLMEEEGILAGISSGAAVVAANKIAELPEFTGKTIVTVLPSSGERYLSTALFAGIFTDKENQQ; encoded by the coding sequence ATGAGCAAAATTTACGATGATAACTCCCTTACCATAGGTAACACTCCACTGGTTCGTCTAAACCGAGTCAGTAAAGGCAACGTGCTAGCTAAGGTTGAAGCGCGTAACCCAAGCTTCAGCGTTAAGTGTCGTATCGGTGCTAACATGATTTGGGAAGCAGAGAAGCAAGGCAAACTAAAGCAAGGCATCGAAATTGTAGAACCAACCAGTGGTAACACAGGTATCGCACTAGCTTTCGTTGCTGCTGCTCGCGGCTACAAGCTAACCCTAACCATGCCTGAATCAATGAGCCTAGAGCGCCGTAAACTTCTTAAAGCGCTAGGTGCCAACCTAGAGCTAACTGAAGCGGCGAAAGGTATGAAAGGCGCTATCGCCAAAGCAGAAGAGATCGTAGCGGCTAATCCTGAAAGCACGCTTCTTCTGCAACAGTTCAACAACCCAGCAAACCCTGCTATCCACGAGCAAACTACAGGTCCTGAGATCTGGGAAGCTACAGACGGCGAGATCGACGTATTCGTTTCTGGTGTAGGTACTGGCGGTACTATCACTGGTACTAGCCGCTACATTAAAAAGACTCAAGGCAAAGCGATTACTTCAGTTGCAGTTGAGCCAGCAGAGTCTCCAGTGATCAGCCAGGTACTTGCGGGTGAAGACGTGCAACCAGCACCGCATAAAATCCAAGGTATCGGCGCCGGTTTTATTCCTGGAAACTTAGATCTAGAACTTGTCGACAAAGTAGTCACTGTTACCTCCGAAGAGGCGATTGAAATGGCTCAACGTCTGATGGAAGAGGAAGGTATTCTTGCGGGTATTTCATCTGGTGCTGCAGTTGTAGCCGCCAACAAGATCGCGGAACTGCCTGAATTTACTGGAAAAACTATCGTAACCGTACTTCCAAGCTCTGGTGAGCGTTACCTAAGTACTGCCCTATTTGCTGGGATTTTCACAGACAAAGAAAATCAACAGTAA
- a CDS encoding HPr family phosphocarrier protein — MYEKQVEITAENGLHTRPAAQFVKEAKSFDADITVTSNGKSASAKSLFKLQTLGLVKGTMVTISAEGPQAQEAVDHLVALMDELH, encoded by the coding sequence ATGTACGAGAAGCAAGTAGAAATCACTGCAGAGAACGGTCTTCACACTCGCCCAGCGGCGCAGTTCGTTAAAGAAGCAAAATCTTTCGACGCAGACATCACTGTGACTTCTAACGGCAAAAGCGCAAGCGCTAAGAGCCTATTTAAGCTTCAAACTCTTGGTCTAGTTAAAGGCACCATGGTTACTATCTCTGCTGAAGGCCCACAGGCTCAAGAAGCAGTTGACCACCTAGTAGCTCTAATGGACGAGCTTCACTAA
- the ligA gene encoding NAD-dependent DNA ligase LigA → MSKTIQQQHQELSKALHYHAVRYYVEDSPEIPDAEYDRLMRQLLELEEQNPELVTVDSPSQRVGGAPLDGFTQVSHEVAMLSLDNAFDDDELRAFYKRMQDRLNQTELGDFSCEPKLDGLAVSLMYEDGVLVQAATRGDGTTGENITQNVRTIATIPLKLQGEGYPSRLEVRGEVFMPKAGFDKLNQQALAKGDKVFANPRNAAAGSLRQLDSRITATRPLSFYAYSTGVVEGGELAGSHYERFLELKRWGLPMCPEVKRVSTLNEVIDYYQAIMNGRDDLAYEIDGVVIKLDDIEKQQQLGFVARAPRWAIAYKFPAQEELTVLNDVEFQVGRTGAITPVAKLEPVFVGGVTVSNATLHNADEIERLGVMIGDTVIIRRAGDVIPQVTGVVMDRRPESAKAVVYPTQCPVCGSDVERVEGEAVSRCTGGLVCSAQRKQALKHFVSRKAMDVDGLGDKVVEQLVDKEMVETPADLFKLSAGRITVLDRMGPKSAQNVVDALEKSKQTTLPRFLFALGIREVGEATAANLAQHFKTLEAIEKAETEQLIEVDDVGTVVAEHVHAFFAQQRNQDVIRELVELGIHWPEIEEIASPDELPLAGMTVVLTGTLSQLNRSDAKAALQKMGAKVTGSVSKKTDILFAGANAGSKLAKATDLGVEVQTEEQLLELAQKHNALT, encoded by the coding sequence ATGTCAAAGACCATTCAACAACAACACCAAGAGCTGTCTAAAGCTCTTCATTATCACGCGGTTCGTTACTACGTAGAAGACAGCCCAGAGATCCCAGATGCGGAATATGACCGCTTGATGCGCCAGCTTCTTGAGCTTGAAGAGCAAAATCCTGAGCTAGTCACCGTAGACTCGCCATCACAGCGTGTTGGTGGTGCACCTCTAGATGGGTTCACTCAGGTAAGCCATGAGGTGGCTATGCTGTCACTGGACAACGCCTTCGATGATGATGAGCTACGTGCCTTCTATAAGCGCATGCAAGATCGCCTGAATCAGACCGAGTTGGGTGATTTTAGCTGTGAGCCTAAACTAGATGGTCTTGCGGTTAGTTTGATGTATGAAGATGGTGTCCTTGTACAGGCAGCTACGCGCGGTGATGGCACAACCGGTGAGAATATTACTCAGAACGTTCGCACTATCGCTACTATTCCACTTAAGCTTCAGGGTGAAGGCTACCCAAGCCGTCTCGAGGTGCGTGGTGAGGTATTCATGCCTAAAGCGGGATTTGACAAGCTAAACCAGCAAGCACTAGCCAAAGGCGACAAGGTATTTGCTAACCCGCGCAATGCCGCCGCAGGTAGTTTGCGCCAGCTAGATTCGCGCATCACGGCCACTAGGCCATTGAGCTTCTATGCGTACAGCACAGGCGTGGTTGAAGGTGGTGAGCTTGCGGGCAGTCACTATGAGCGCTTCCTAGAACTGAAACGTTGGGGTTTACCTATGTGCCCTGAGGTGAAACGCGTAAGCACCTTGAATGAGGTGATTGATTATTACCAAGCCATCATGAATGGTCGTGATGATCTGGCCTACGAGATTGATGGGGTAGTGATCAAGCTTGATGATATCGAAAAGCAGCAGCAACTTGGCTTCGTGGCGCGTGCTCCGCGCTGGGCGATTGCGTATAAATTTCCGGCTCAAGAAGAGCTGACTGTACTGAACGATGTTGAGTTTCAGGTAGGCCGTACTGGCGCTATTACTCCAGTGGCTAAGCTAGAGCCTGTGTTTGTGGGCGGGGTTACCGTGAGTAATGCAACTCTGCACAACGCCGATGAGATTGAACGCCTTGGGGTGATGATCGGTGATACCGTGATTATCCGCCGCGCGGGTGATGTTATTCCTCAGGTGACGGGTGTAGTTATGGATCGCCGTCCAGAGTCTGCCAAAGCCGTAGTGTATCCAACCCAGTGCCCTGTGTGTGGCTCGGATGTAGAGCGCGTTGAGGGTGAGGCAGTATCACGCTGTACTGGTGGCCTAGTCTGCTCGGCTCAGCGCAAGCAAGCCCTTAAGCACTTTGTATCCCGCAAAGCGATGGATGTAGACGGTCTAGGTGACAAGGTGGTGGAACAGCTAGTGGATAAAGAGATGGTGGAAACACCAGCAGATCTCTTTAAGCTAAGTGCAGGTCGCATTACCGTGTTGGATCGTATGGGGCCAAAATCAGCACAGAACGTGGTAGATGCCTTAGAGAAATCAAAGCAAACCACACTGCCTCGTTTCTTGTTTGCTCTTGGTATTCGTGAGGTCGGTGAAGCGACGGCCGCAAACCTAGCGCAACACTTTAAGACCCTAGAAGCTATCGAAAAGGCAGAGACAGAGCAGCTTATCGAGGTGGATGATGTTGGCACTGTAGTGGCTGAGCACGTGCATGCTTTCTTTGCTCAGCAGCGCAACCAAGACGTCATTCGTGAGCTGGTGGAACTTGGTATCCACTGGCCAGAGATTGAAGAAATCGCGAGCCCAGATGAATTGCCTCTTGCGGGTATGACAGTGGTGCTAACCGGTACCTTGTCTCAGCTTAACCGAAGCGATGCGAAGGCAGCCCTGCAGAAGATGGGCGCTAAGGTGACCGGCAGTGTTTCTAAGAAGACAGATATCCTGTTCGCTGGTGCGAATGCTGGTTCGAAGTTAGCTAAGGCAACAGACCTCGGTGTCGAGGTGCAAACGGAAGAGCAACTGCTGGAGCTTGCTCAGAAACACAACGCATTGACCTAA
- the zipA gene encoding cell division protein ZipA, producing MQELRIVLIVVGVLAIAGLLIHGLWTNRREQSGKFSDKPLGKLETESTDSAPAEETVAKQEIADDDFEVVKKVSKSSKQEPSFGAMDNDYSDPLLDSEPETITDSDQEEPIKPKHMKADDLPTITISSDAYSKHMDDDLPSVSATDDFDIEPEIEVEPEPVVAAAPVEEEPEEEQLEVLVLHVKANHNQQFVGTQLFDSMEQNGLHFGAMSIYHRHADLTGNDKVLFSVANMMKPGSLAHDDPETFITDGISFFMTLPCYGDAEQNFKIMLHTAQMIADDLGGNVLDDKYALMTRDRIDAFKRQVQQFEAKKRAKQASQVL from the coding sequence ATGCAGGAATTGCGAATCGTACTCATCGTAGTAGGCGTGCTAGCCATAGCTGGCCTACTGATTCACGGATTATGGACCAATCGCCGAGAGCAAAGCGGCAAGTTTTCTGATAAACCATTGGGTAAACTTGAAACCGAATCAACCGACTCAGCGCCTGCTGAAGAGACAGTAGCTAAGCAAGAAATTGCGGATGACGACTTCGAGGTTGTGAAGAAGGTTTCCAAGAGCAGTAAACAAGAGCCAAGCTTTGGCGCGATGGACAATGACTATTCTGATCCGCTTCTGGACTCTGAACCAGAAACAATTACAGATTCAGACCAAGAAGAGCCAATCAAGCCCAAACACATGAAGGCAGACGACCTTCCAACTATTACCATTAGCTCAGATGCTTACTCCAAGCATATGGACGATGATCTTCCTTCTGTTAGTGCGACCGATGATTTCGACATCGAGCCAGAAATAGAGGTTGAGCCTGAGCCGGTAGTTGCTGCAGCTCCTGTAGAGGAAGAGCCTGAAGAGGAGCAACTAGAGGTGTTGGTGCTGCATGTTAAGGCAAACCACAATCAGCAATTTGTGGGCACGCAGTTGTTTGACAGTATGGAGCAAAATGGTCTGCACTTTGGCGCCATGAGCATCTATCACCGCCACGCAGACCTGACTGGTAACGACAAAGTATTGTTTAGCGTTGCCAACATGATGAAGCCAGGCTCACTGGCTCACGATGATCCAGAAACTTTCATAACCGACGGCATCTCTTTCTTCATGACATTGCCTTGCTACGGCGATGCAGAGCAGAACTTTAAGATCATGCTACACACAGCACAGATGATTGCTGATGATTTAGGTGGCAACGTTCTGGATGATAAATACGCGCTGATGACCCGCGACCGTATCGATGCCTTTAAGCGTCAGGTTCAGCAGTTTGAAGCCAAGAAACGTGCAAAGCAGGCAAGCCAAGTCCTGTAG
- the cysZ gene encoding sulfate transporter CysZ, with amino-acid sequence MSHHSTSLHPQSRSGFGYFFAGAKMAMQPGLRRYVFMPLLINVLLIGSALFYLFSNLNSWIEQWIGGLPEFLDWLTYILWPLLALTILATFSYFFSTLANFIAAPFCGLLAEKVEQRLSPQGMIDQGWADLVKDVPRIMAREWRKLVYLLPKALGLFLLLLIPAFGQTIAPFVWFIFTSWMLAIQYCDYPFDNHKIDFNSMRMQLKQKQSKAYGFGALVSLFTAIPILNLVVMPIAVCGATVMWVCEFKNSKI; translated from the coding sequence ATGTCGCATCATTCTACCTCTCTACACCCTCAGTCACGAAGTGGATTCGGCTATTTCTTCGCCGGGGCTAAGATGGCTATGCAGCCTGGTCTGCGACGCTACGTGTTTATGCCTCTGCTCATTAACGTGCTACTCATAGGCTCTGCCCTTTTCTATCTGTTCTCCAACCTAAATAGCTGGATTGAACAGTGGATAGGTGGTCTGCCAGAGTTTCTAGACTGGTTAACTTACATCCTGTGGCCTTTGCTTGCTCTTACCATCTTAGCCACCTTCTCGTACTTTTTTAGTACCTTAGCCAATTTTATTGCAGCTCCATTTTGTGGACTGCTGGCAGAAAAGGTGGAACAGAGGCTGAGTCCGCAAGGAATGATAGACCAAGGTTGGGCGGATTTAGTCAAGGATGTGCCAAGAATCATGGCTCGTGAATGGCGTAAGTTAGTGTACTTACTACCCAAGGCTCTAGGTTTGTTCCTACTTTTACTGATCCCTGCATTTGGTCAGACTATCGCCCCGTTCGTATGGTTTATCTTCACCAGTTGGATGCTCGCCATTCAATACTGTGACTACCCCTTCGATAACCACAAGATCGACTTCAATAGCATGCGCATGCAGCTCAAACAAAAGCAGTCCAAAGCCTATGGGTTTGGCGCCTTGGTCTCTCTGTTCACCGCTATTCCTATACTTAACCTAGTAGTCATGCCTATTGCAGTATGTGGTGCTACGGTGATGTGGGTTTGTGAATTTAAGAATTCCAAGATTTAA